One segment of Drosophila mauritiana strain mau12 chromosome 3R, ASM438214v1, whole genome shotgun sequence DNA contains the following:
- the LOC117143945 gene encoding transketolase-like protein 2, producing the protein MSYHKPEAKTVQDLKDLAQKLRIHSINATQASKSGHPTSCASIAEIMSVLFFQQLRLNLKHPRDPSSDRFILSKGHAAPILYAAWAEAGLFPIADLNNLRKIDSDLEGHPTPRLNFIDVGTGSLGQGVAVGAGMAYVGKNFDKADYRTYVVVGDGESAEGSIWESLHFAGHYKLDNLCVIFDVNRLGQSEATSLQHKLDVYRDRLEAFGFNAVVVDGHDVEELSKAFHCAAITKNKPTAIIAKTFKGRDFPNIEDLDNWHGKPLGDKAAEVVKHLEGLIVNKNVKLAPKPVPKTGAAPEVDINNIKLSSPPSYKLGDSIATRLAYGTALAKIGQNNQRVVALDGDTKNSTFSDKLKNLDPQRYIECFIAEQNLVGVAVGAACRRRTVAFVSTFATFFTRAFDQIRMGAISQTNVNFVGSHCGCSIGEDGPSQMGLEDIAMFRTIPGSTIFYPSDAVSTERAVELAANTKGVCFIRTSRPNTCVIYDNEEPFTIGRGKVVRQKSSDEVLLIGAGITLYECLAAADQLEKNCITVRVIDPFTVKPLDAELIIEHGKQCGGRVVVVEDHYQQGGLGEAVLSALAGERNFVVKHLYVPTVPRSGPPSVLIDMFGISARHVVNAVNEIIKD; encoded by the exons CCATCCCACATCATGTGCCTCGATCGCCGAGATCATGTCTGTGCTGTTCTTCCAGCAGCTGCGCCTGAACCTGAAGCACCCGCGCGATCCCTCCAGCGATCGCTTCATCCTGTCCAAGGGACACGCCGCTCCCATTCTGTATGCCGCCTGGGCTGAGGCTGGTCTCTTCCCCATCGCGGATCTGAACAACCTGCGCAAGATCGACAGCGACCTCGAGGGCCACCCGACGCCTCGTCTGAACTTCATCGATGTGGGCACTGGATCCCTTGGACAGGGTGTCGCCGTCGGCGCTGGCATGGCCTATGTGGGCAAGAACTTCGACAAGGCCGACTACCGCACCTACGTTGTGGTGGGTGATGGTGAGTCCGCCGAGGGTTCCATTTGGGAGTCGCTGCACTTTGCTGGCCACTACAAACTGGACAACCTGTGCGTGATCTTCGATGTGAACCGCTTGGGCCAGTCGGAGGCCACCTCCCTGCAGCATAAGCTGGATGTTTACCGGGATCGTCTGGAGGCCTTCGGCTTCAACGCCGTCGTTGTCGATGGTCACGATGTTGAGGAGTTGAGCAAGGCTTTCCATTGTGCTGCAATCACCAAGAACAAGCCCACCGCCATCATTGCAAAGACGTTCAAGGGCAGGGACTTCCCCAACATCGAGGATTTGGACAACTGGCACGGCAAGCCACTGGGCGACAAGGCCGCCGAGGTGGTGAAGCATCTGGAGGGACTGATTGTCAACAAGAACGTCAAGCTGGCCCCCAAGCCTGTGCCCAAGACTGGTGCTGCTCCCGAAGTGGACATCAACAACATTAAGTTGAGCTCGCCACCATCCTACAAGCTGGGTGATTCCATTGCCACCCGTTTGGCCTATGGAACAGCTCTGGCCAAGATCGGCCAGAACAACCAGCGTGTGGTTGCCCTTGACGGAGACACCAAGAACTCAACTTTCTCCGACAAGCTGAAGAACCTCGACCCGCAGCGCTACATTGAGTGCTTCATCGCTGAGCAGAATCTTGTGGGAGTGGCCGTTGGAGCCGCCTGCCGTCGCCGCACTGTGGCCTTTGTGTCCACCTTTGCCACCTTCTTCACCCGTGCCTTCGATCAGATCCGTATGGGCGCCATCTCGCAGACGAACGTTAACTTTGTCGGCTCCCACTGCGGCTGCAGCATCGGTGAAGATGGTCCCTCGCAGATGGGTCTTGAGGACATTGCCATGTTCCGCACCATTCCGGGCAGCACCATCTTCTATCCCTCCGATGCGGTGAGCACGGAGCGTGCCGTCGAACTGGCCGCCAACACCAAGGGTGTCTGCTTCATCCGTACGTCCCGTCCCAATACCTGCGTGATCTACGACAACGAGGAACCCTTCACCATTGGCCGCGGCAAGGTGGTGCGCCAAAAGAGCTCCGACGAGGTGCTCCTGATCGGAGCTGGAATCACTTTGTACGAGTGCCTGGCTGCCGCCGATCAACTGGAGAAGAACTGCATCACCGTCCGTGTGATCGATCCCTTCACCGTGAAGCCCTTGGACGCCGAGCTGATCATCGAGCACGGCAAGCAGTGCGGAGGACGCGTGGTCGTCGTGGAGGATCACTACCA GCAAGGAGGTCTGGGTGAAGCTGTGCTGAGTGCCCTGGCTGGCGAGCGCAACTTTGTGGTCAAGCACTTGTACGTGCCCACCGTTCCACGTTCGGGTCCTCCGTCGGTCCTCATTGATATGTTCGGCATCTCCGCCCGTCACGTCGTCAACGCCGTTAACGAGATCATCAAGGATTAG